Proteins encoded together in one Pirellulales bacterium window:
- the rpsK gene encoding 30S ribosomal protein S11, with protein sequence MGKSKRRKVRRNVTLGVAHVRATFNNTTVTITDSKGDTLCWASAGTSGFKGSRKSTPFAGQCAAQQAAEKASKFGVKEVEVKVKGPGSGRESAVTALQAAGLTVKSIEDVTPLPHNGCRPPKKRRV encoded by the coding sequence ATGGGAAAAAGCAAGCGACGGAAAGTGCGCCGCAATGTCACACTGGGAGTTGCCCACGTGCGCGCCACCTTCAACAACACCACGGTGACGATCACCGACAGCAAGGGGGACACCCTCTGCTGGGCCAGCGCCGGTACCAGTGGCTTCAAGGGAAGCCGCAAGAGCACCCCGTTTGCCGGCCAGTGTGCGGCACAGCAAGCGGCCGAAAAGGCCTCGAAGTTCGGCGTCAAGGAAGTCGAGGTCAAGGTCAAGGGTCCCGGCAGCGGTCGCGAAAGCGCCGTCACCGCGTTGCAGGCCGCGGGACTGACCGTCAAGAGTATTGAAGACGTGACGCCGCTGCCGCACAACGGCTGCCGCCCACCCAAGAAGCGCCGCGTCTGA
- a CDS encoding KpsF/GutQ family sugar-phosphate isomerase translates to MTSDAARRHVPLTPFEQLRYARDIIELESQALAKIAHRLGAEFCDATQLLYECRGSVIVSGIGKAGLIGTKISATLASTGTRSIFLHPAEAVHGDLGRIRADDVVLVLSQSGETEEVVRLLPSLVRLGVPVVAVTGRANSALARAATVVLSLGPLQEACPLGMAPSTSTTAMLAVGDALALVTMRMHGFDHEDFALVHPAGALGRKLSRVEERMRPLAECRVARQSQVIREVFATLVRPGRRSGAIMLVDEAGALAGIFTDSDLARLFEQRRDGAIDRPIAEVMTRHPCAVPAGAMLTDAVAILAERKISELPVVNSQNAPVGLIDITDVLAMMPDEAA, encoded by the coding sequence ATGACCAGCGACGCCGCTCGCCGCCATGTCCCGTTGACCCCCTTCGAGCAGTTGCGCTACGCGCGCGACATCATCGAGTTGGAATCGCAGGCGTTGGCCAAGATTGCCCATCGCCTGGGCGCCGAATTTTGCGATGCCACGCAGTTGTTGTACGAGTGCCGCGGCAGCGTCATCGTCAGCGGCATCGGCAAGGCAGGCCTGATCGGCACCAAGATCTCGGCCACCTTAGCCTCGACCGGCACGCGCAGCATCTTCCTGCACCCGGCCGAAGCGGTTCACGGCGATCTGGGGCGCATCCGCGCCGACGACGTCGTGCTCGTCTTATCGCAAAGCGGCGAAACCGAGGAAGTGGTTCGTTTGCTCCCGTCGCTAGTCCGGCTAGGCGTGCCGGTGGTCGCCGTTACGGGCCGTGCCAATAGCGCACTGGCGCGGGCCGCGACGGTGGTCCTGTCGCTGGGCCCGCTGCAAGAGGCTTGCCCACTGGGTATGGCCCCCAGCACTAGCACCACGGCCATGCTGGCCGTGGGTGATGCGTTGGCCTTGGTCACGATGCGCATGCACGGCTTCGACCACGAGGACTTTGCGCTAGTACATCCGGCCGGCGCGCTCGGGCGCAAACTTTCGCGCGTCGAAGAACGGATGCGCCCGCTGGCCGAATGCCGGGTCGCCCGCCAGTCGCAAGTCATTCGCGAAGTCTTCGCCACGCTGGTACGGCCGGGCCGCCGCAGCGGCGCGATCATGCTCGTCGACGAAGCCGGCGCGCTGGCAGGCATCTTCACCGACAGCGATCTGGCCCGCCTGTTCGAGCAACGCCGCGATGGTGCGATCGACCGGCCGATTGCCGAAGTCATGACGCGCCATCCTTGTGCCGTGCCGGCCGGCGCCATGCTAACCGACGCCGTGGCAATTTTGGCCGAACGGAAAATCAGCGAGCTCCCAGTGGTCAACTCACAGAACGCGCCCGTCGGCTTGATCGACATTACCGACGTGTTGGCCATGATGCCCGACGAGGCGGCCTAG
- the rpsD gene encoding 30S ribosomal protein S4 — MARHTGPVCRLCRREGVKLFLKGTRCDTPKCAIERRGTPPGMQPARRGKMTDYGTHLREKQKVKHYYGVLERQFRHYFGQAERSRGNTGDTLMSLLERRLDNVVHRLGFGSSRAQARQLVAHGHITVNGHRVDIPSYLCKPGDVIRVKNRKKSLQAVQANLAEINRDVPDFLTRVDGAMPEGRVNRIPESGDVSIPVQTQLIIELCSK; from the coding sequence ATGGCTCGTCATACTGGACCTGTCTGCCGACTGTGCCGCCGCGAGGGGGTAAAGCTGTTTCTAAAGGGAACACGCTGCGATACGCCCAAGTGCGCCATCGAACGTCGTGGAACGCCCCCCGGCATGCAACCGGCACGCCGCGGCAAGATGACCGACTACGGAACGCACCTTCGCGAAAAGCAAAAGGTCAAGCATTACTACGGCGTGCTAGAGCGCCAGTTCCGGCATTATTTTGGACAGGCCGAACGCTCGCGGGGTAATACCGGCGATACGTTGATGAGCCTGCTCGAGCGCCGCTTGGACAACGTGGTACACCGTTTGGGATTCGGTTCCAGCCGCGCTCAGGCCCGCCAGCTGGTGGCCCACGGCCACATCACCGTGAACGGCCATCGCGTCGATATTCCCAGCTACCTGTGCAAACCTGGTGACGTGATTCGGGTCAAGAACCGCAAGAAAAGTCTGCAAGCTGTGCAGGCCAACCTGGCGGAAATCAACCGCGACGTCCCCGATTTTCTCACCCGAGTGGATGGTGCCATGCCAGAGGGACGCGTTAATCGCATTCCGGAGTCCGGCGACGTTTCCATCCCGGTGCAGACTCAACTGATCATCGAGTTGTGCTCGAAGTAA
- the secY gene encoding preprotein translocase subunit SecY produces MWEKLRVVFTIPELRQKILLTLLFLAIYRVGWWIPLPIVDNTKMAEFFGQQGAGGFGTMLKQVATFSATQFDQATIFGLGIMPYISASIIFQLLSSVWKPLEELKKEGESGQKKINEYTRYATVLLCLGQSWFYIKYLVTSQFVRPEFLVDGSLPLSWYLVAVMTMTAGTVFLMWLGEQIDEFGIGNGISLLIMAGILARMPAAGLDLMRPLVENGFKGLSLGGGADQMGVEKLIVLVALFVGVICGVVFITQGQRRIPTQSAKHVRGRRVYGGTRQYLPLRVNQAGVMPIIFASSLLMFPGLLFTWLASLPKDPGVLRDIASAFYNHSSFMYNVMYVLLIYFFCYFWTAISFNPKDVSDNLKSHGTFIPGYRPGKRTADYLEKVMVRITYVGAGFLAIVAILPTIVTNTVNINYQLASFYGGTGLLIAVSVAFDLVQKIDSHLVMRNYRGLLE; encoded by the coding sequence ATGTGGGAAAAACTTCGCGTCGTCTTCACGATCCCCGAGTTGCGCCAGAAAATTCTTCTGACGCTCTTGTTTCTGGCGATCTATCGTGTCGGTTGGTGGATCCCGCTGCCGATCGTCGATAACACGAAAATGGCCGAATTCTTCGGCCAGCAGGGCGCCGGCGGATTTGGCACCATGCTCAAGCAGGTGGCCACGTTCAGTGCCACCCAGTTCGACCAGGCCACGATCTTCGGGCTGGGCATCATGCCCTATATCTCGGCTTCGATTATCTTTCAGCTGCTCTCCAGCGTTTGGAAGCCACTGGAAGAGTTGAAGAAGGAAGGCGAGAGCGGCCAAAAGAAGATCAACGAATACACCCGTTACGCCACGGTCTTATTGTGTCTCGGGCAGAGTTGGTTCTACATCAAGTATCTGGTCACAAGCCAGTTCGTGCGGCCCGAGTTTCTCGTCGACGGCTCGCTCCCCCTCAGCTGGTACTTGGTGGCGGTGATGACGATGACCGCCGGCACCGTCTTCCTGATGTGGCTGGGTGAGCAAATCGACGAGTTCGGCATCGGCAACGGTATCAGCCTGTTGATCATGGCCGGCATTCTGGCACGCATGCCGGCAGCCGGTTTGGATCTGATGCGGCCCCTGGTGGAAAACGGCTTCAAGGGGCTGAGCCTTGGCGGCGGCGCCGATCAGATGGGGGTCGAGAAGTTGATCGTGCTGGTGGCCCTGTTTGTGGGCGTGATTTGCGGCGTGGTGTTTATCACCCAGGGACAGCGTCGCATTCCGACGCAGAGTGCCAAGCATGTGCGCGGCCGACGCGTTTATGGCGGCACGCGGCAGTATCTGCCGCTACGCGTCAATCAGGCCGGCGTCATGCCGATTATTTTCGCCAGCAGCTTGCTAATGTTTCCGGGCTTGCTGTTCACCTGGCTGGCCAGCTTGCCGAAGGATCCGGGCGTGTTGCGCGATATCGCCAGCGCGTTCTATAACCATTCTTCATTCATGTACAATGTGATGTACGTGCTGTTGATCTACTTCTTCTGTTACTTTTGGACCGCGATCTCGTTCAATCCCAAGGACGTGTCGGACAACCTGAAAAGTCACGGCACGTTCATTCCAGGTTATCGACCCGGCAAACGCACGGCCGATTACCTGGAAAAGGTGATGGTGCGGATCACGTACGTGGGGGCAGGCTTCTTGGCGATCGTGGCGATTTTGCCCACGATTGTCACGAATACCGTCAATATCAACTATCAGCTGGCTAGTTTCTACGGAGGGACCGGTTTGTTGATCGCCGTAAGTGTGGCCTTCGATCTGGTGCAAAAGATTGACAGCCACCTGGTGATGAGGAATTATCGGGGTTTGCTCGAGTAA
- the map gene encoding type I methionyl aminopeptidase, with the protein MVTLRSSREIALMRKAGLVVWEAHQVAARLVKPGVTTAEIDAAVEKLFDEKHAEPLFRGVPGVVPFPAVTCISVNEEVVHGIPGPRRLEVGDCVSIDTGCRVDGWCGDSAITHPVGQVEPQVAKLLEITKGVLDLAIQLMAHKRLWSEVAGEMETYVRDAGFSVVESFVGHGIGREMHEDPQVPNFVSKQLRRSGDFELRPGLVIAIEPMVNIGTKRVKGMPDHWTQVTQDGMPSAHFEHTVAVTENGPVALTAGPS; encoded by the coding sequence GTGGTCACTCTAAGGTCGTCGCGAGAAATCGCTCTGATGCGCAAGGCGGGGCTCGTCGTGTGGGAGGCCCACCAGGTCGCTGCCAGATTGGTCAAGCCGGGCGTTACCACGGCCGAGATCGACGCCGCCGTCGAAAAGCTGTTTGACGAGAAGCACGCCGAGCCGTTGTTTCGCGGAGTGCCGGGAGTCGTCCCTTTTCCGGCAGTGACCTGCATCTCGGTCAACGAGGAAGTGGTGCATGGCATTCCCGGGCCGCGACGGCTCGAGGTGGGCGACTGCGTGAGTATCGATACGGGCTGTCGCGTGGATGGCTGGTGCGGCGATTCGGCGATCACCCATCCGGTCGGGCAGGTCGAGCCGCAGGTGGCCAAGCTGTTGGAAATTACCAAGGGTGTGTTGGACCTGGCCATTCAATTGATGGCCCACAAGCGTCTCTGGAGCGAGGTCGCCGGCGAGATGGAGACCTATGTTCGTGACGCCGGTTTTTCGGTGGTCGAGAGTTTTGTCGGGCACGGGATCGGACGCGAAATGCACGAAGATCCCCAGGTGCCCAATTTTGTCAGCAAACAACTGCGTCGCAGCGGCGACTTCGAGCTGCGGCCGGGTTTGGTGATCGCCATCGAGCCGATGGTCAATATCGGAACCAAACGCGTCAAAGGCATGCCTGACCACTGGACGCAGGTCACCCAGGATGGGATGCCGAGTGCTCATTTCGAGCACACGGTGGCCGTGACGGAAAATGGGCCCGTAGCCCTGACTGCGGGACCCTCCTAA
- the rpsM gene encoding 30S ribosomal protein S13, protein MPRLLGVDIPSDRPTIISLQYLYGVGRKVASELCHKAGVDPQVRARELNEDEVARIAALLDKDYVVEGQLRRQVAQNISRLRDISCYRGIRHRRGLPVRGQRTRTNARTRKGPKKTVAGKKGVKDLK, encoded by the coding sequence ATGCCGCGCTTGCTCGGCGTTGATATCCCCAGCGATCGGCCCACGATCATCTCGCTGCAATACCTGTACGGCGTAGGCCGCAAGGTGGCCAGCGAGTTGTGCCACAAGGCCGGGGTCGATCCTCAGGTCCGGGCGCGCGAGCTGAACGAGGACGAAGTGGCGCGGATCGCGGCCCTGTTAGACAAAGACTACGTGGTCGAAGGCCAATTGCGTCGCCAGGTGGCGCAGAACATCTCGCGGTTGCGAGATATTTCCTGCTACCGCGGGATTCGCCATCGCCGCGGTCTGCCTGTTCGCGGCCAGCGCACGCGCACCAATGCACGCACGCGCAAGGGTCCCAAGAAGACCGTGGCCGGCAAGAAGGGCGTAAAGGATCTGAAGTAA
- the rpmJ gene encoding 50S ribosomal protein L36, with translation MKIRASIKRICESCKIVRRRGVVFVVCSNPRHKQRQG, from the coding sequence ATGAAAATTCGTGCCAGTATCAAGCGGATCTGCGAGAGCTGTAAGATTGTCCGCCGCCGCGGGGTGGTGTTCGTCGTGTGCAGCAATCCGCGACATAAGCAGCGCCAGGGATAA
- a CDS encoding bL17 family ribosomal protein, giving the protein MRHRRKGRVLGRSPSHQRALLRNLASALMLTERDAELDDNKPKVQGRIVTTLQKAKEVRPLVEKCVTIARRALPQQQAASEFATTAARNTAEWRTWRKSDRWHKWNQAISPVVTARRRALVLLGDKQAVKILFETIAPRFTERDGGYTRVLRLAKPRLGDAGTRAVLEFVGVRDRVAQRAPAPQIESAPAKS; this is encoded by the coding sequence ATGAGACACCGTAGAAAAGGCCGCGTGCTTGGCCGTTCACCCAGCCATCAACGTGCCCTGTTGCGCAATTTGGCCAGTGCGCTGATGCTGACCGAGCGCGACGCGGAATTAGACGACAACAAGCCCAAGGTCCAAGGCCGGATCGTCACCACGCTGCAGAAGGCGAAGGAAGTTCGCCCACTGGTGGAGAAGTGCGTCACGATTGCCCGCCGGGCTCTGCCGCAACAGCAGGCGGCCAGCGAGTTCGCCACCACGGCGGCCCGCAATACGGCCGAGTGGCGCACCTGGCGCAAAAGTGATCGCTGGCACAAATGGAATCAGGCCATCTCGCCCGTTGTTACGGCTCGCCGCCGGGCATTGGTTCTGCTGGGTGACAAGCAAGCGGTCAAAATCCTGTTCGAGACAATCGCGCCCCGTTTCACAGAGCGTGACGGCGGCTACACCCGCGTTCTACGTCTGGCCAAGCCACGGCTTGGTGACGCCGGTACGCGGGCCGTGCTAGAGTTCGTCGGCGTTCGCGATCGCGTGGCCCAGCGTGCTCCCGCACCGCAGATTGAATCGGCTCCTGCGAAGTCCTAA
- a CDS encoding adenylate kinase translates to MRIVFIGPPGAGKGTQSARLVNYLKIPHLSTGDMFREARAQQSPMGRIAEQYMSEGKLVPDKIVLDMVNERLKRPDCAHGILFDGFPRNVFQAEALDQALAQLGAPLDLALELQVDDKELLRRLGGRGRTDDRPGVVSARLNSYWQQTRPLLEYYRGRGVLESIDGLGSMDEVFARISAAIEKRRTERSGV, encoded by the coding sequence ATGAGAATTGTCTTCATTGGGCCTCCTGGCGCTGGCAAGGGTACGCAAAGCGCGCGGCTGGTCAATTACCTGAAGATTCCTCATTTGTCGACTGGCGACATGTTTCGCGAGGCGCGCGCACAGCAGTCCCCCATGGGACGAATCGCCGAGCAGTACATGTCCGAGGGCAAGCTCGTTCCCGATAAAATCGTCTTGGACATGGTCAACGAACGCCTGAAGCGTCCCGACTGTGCCCACGGAATTCTGTTCGACGGATTTCCGCGAAATGTGTTTCAGGCCGAGGCGCTCGACCAGGCGCTCGCGCAATTGGGCGCGCCGCTGGATCTGGCCTTGGAGTTGCAGGTGGATGACAAGGAGCTATTGCGGCGGCTCGGCGGCCGCGGTCGCACGGATGATCGTCCGGGCGTGGTTTCGGCCCGACTGAATTCCTACTGGCAGCAAACGCGGCCGCTGTTGGAATACTATCGAGGTCGCGGAGTGTTGGAATCGATTGACGGGCTGGGAAGCATGGACGAAGTGTTCGCAAGAATTTCGGCAGCGATCGAGAAACGGCGTACCGAGCGTTCGGGCGTCTGA
- a CDS encoding DNA-directed RNA polymerase subunit alpha, with product MRIRWRGFELPSVVTCDHKTLTSTYGKFVAEPFERGFGVTVGNSLRRILLSSLEGSSVTQIKIHGAQHEFTTLPGVVEDMTDVVLNVKSLVVKNHSESTRVIRIEKNTKGVVTGGDVQTDDAVEVINKGQVIATLTDDVPFVMEMVIENGRGYIPASEHTPQVQEIGIIPVDAVYSPVVRVRYEIEETRVGQKTNYDKLTMEIWTNGSVGPEMALVEAAKILRKHLNPFIQYNELGSSVHAEGRSGGGSTDAAVESKLSMSLAELNLSVRATNCLESENIHTVRDLVVRTEDQLLDVRNFGETTLNEVREKLTELGLRLGMRLPASMSM from the coding sequence ATGCGAATTCGTTGGCGCGGGTTCGAATTGCCCAGTGTCGTTACCTGCGATCATAAAACTCTCACGTCGACCTACGGCAAGTTCGTGGCAGAGCCGTTCGAGCGCGGCTTTGGTGTGACCGTGGGCAACAGCCTGCGCCGCATCTTGCTCTCCAGCTTGGAAGGCAGCTCCGTAACGCAGATCAAAATCCACGGCGCCCAGCACGAGTTCACAACTCTGCCCGGAGTCGTCGAGGACATGACGGACGTCGTGTTGAACGTCAAGTCGCTGGTCGTCAAAAACCACAGCGAGTCGACGCGCGTCATCCGCATCGAAAAGAATACCAAGGGCGTGGTCACCGGTGGCGACGTGCAAACCGATGACGCGGTCGAGGTCATCAACAAAGGGCAGGTCATCGCCACGCTGACCGACGACGTCCCCTTCGTGATGGAAATGGTCATCGAGAACGGTCGCGGCTACATCCCGGCCAGCGAGCACACGCCGCAAGTGCAAGAGATCGGCATCATCCCGGTCGACGCCGTGTACAGCCCGGTGGTGCGCGTCCGTTACGAGATCGAAGAAACCCGCGTGGGTCAGAAGACGAACTACGACAAGCTGACGATGGAGATCTGGACCAACGGTTCGGTCGGGCCCGAGATGGCACTGGTCGAAGCGGCCAAGATCTTGCGAAAGCACCTCAACCCGTTCATTCAATACAACGAGTTGGGTTCGTCGGTGCACGCCGAAGGGCGTTCCGGCGGCGGCAGCACGGATGCCGCTGTCGAATCAAAGTTGAGCATGAGCCTGGCCGAATTGAATCTCTCGGTGCGGGCCACCAACTGTTTGGAGTCGGAAAACATCCACACGGTCCGCGACCTGGTCGTGCGCACCGAGGATCAGTTGCTCGACGTCCGCAACTTCGGCGAAACCACGCTCAACGAAGTACGCGAAAAGCTCACCGAATTAGGACTGCGTCTGGGCATGCGTTTGCCGGCGTCGATGTCGATGTAA
- a CDS encoding class II fructose-bisphosphate aldolase codes for MIVTTKDLFEQAYGKYAVGAYNINNLEQTVGLFRGCVGKKNSNDEPTDAAASAPFIIQISRGARAFTDKRFLEAMIRTAEDVFPEAIFAVHLDHGTEEVAYDCIDSGFYSSVMIDASHETFDENIAITRRVVERAHERGISVEAELGMLGGVEEDIAVSDDHACLTDPDQAVEFVTRSGCDSLAVAIGTSHGAYKFSGSQGLHFDRIMAIQKLLPGFPLVMHGSSSVPKEWVDRINAAGGKLPATSGVAEKDYLPAAKLGVTKVNIDTDGRLIWCGVYRETFRDKPTDFDPRTAGKPFMAEYAGFILHKNHVLGSAGQLEAVRAALGGVRV; via the coding sequence ATGATTGTCACGACCAAGGATCTGTTTGAGCAGGCCTACGGCAAGTACGCCGTCGGAGCGTACAACATCAACAACCTGGAACAAACCGTCGGCCTGTTTCGAGGATGCGTGGGCAAGAAGAACTCCAACGACGAGCCGACCGATGCGGCTGCCAGTGCTCCGTTCATCATCCAGATCTCGCGCGGAGCGAGAGCGTTTACCGACAAGCGATTTCTGGAAGCGATGATCCGCACGGCCGAGGATGTTTTTCCCGAGGCGATCTTTGCCGTACACCTCGACCACGGCACCGAAGAGGTCGCCTATGACTGCATTGATAGCGGCTTCTATTCCTCGGTCATGATCGACGCCTCGCACGAGACCTTCGACGAGAACATCGCCATCACGCGACGCGTGGTCGAGCGAGCCCACGAACGCGGTATCTCGGTCGAGGCAGAGTTGGGGATGCTGGGCGGGGTCGAAGAAGATATTGCCGTCTCGGACGATCATGCCTGCCTGACGGATCCCGATCAGGCCGTCGAGTTCGTTACCCGCAGCGGATGCGACTCGTTGGCCGTGGCGATCGGCACTTCGCACGGCGCCTATAAGTTCAGCGGCAGCCAAGGGCTGCACTTCGATCGCATCATGGCCATCCAAAAGCTGCTACCTGGATTTCCGCTGGTGATGCACGGCTCGAGCAGCGTGCCGAAGGAATGGGTCGATCGCATCAATGCCGCCGGCGGCAAGCTGCCCGCCACCAGCGGTGTTGCCGAAAAGGATTACCTGCCGGCGGCCAAGCTCGGCGTGACCAAGGTCAACATCGATACAGACGGCCGGTTGATCTGGTGCGGCGTGTACCGCGAGACATTCCGCGACAAGCCGACGGATTTCGACCCGCGCACGGCCGGCAAACCGTTCATGGCGGAATATGCCGGGTTCATCCTGCACAAGAATCACGTGCTTGGATCGGCCGGACAGTTGGAAGCTGTGCGCGCGGCGCTGGGCGGCGTGCGCGTTTGA